The Zingiber officinale cultivar Zhangliang chromosome 10A, Zo_v1.1, whole genome shotgun sequence genome contains a region encoding:
- the LOC122026574 gene encoding adenylate isopentenyltransferase-like, translating to MEGATLCMSKSEEVFVSGAFSCSTEKCNCHHGSHAAINGAVVDMPKTPVSKERVVVVMGATGTGKTKLAIELSLRFLGEVINSDKIQVYPGLDIASNKIAPAKQRGVPHHLLDFYDSASGELPTAEYRAVAGYKIQEVSARGRVPFLAGGSNSFVYALLADQFDPNYDPFVSEEMREERAPQYDCLFIWVHVDAKVLAEHLARRVDEMVQEGLMDELADFFMKEGAKEKYVGIGKSIGVSEFRAYFTEKGMRTRPVYEAALAAMKENTRLLSEIQIQKIKRLQSMGWPLLRVDATAAVTAYLSGQEGAMAVPWQRDVIEPSTTAMAQFLEKRSN from the coding sequence ATGGAGGGTGCAACGCTTTGCATGTCCAAATCCGAGGAGGTGTTTGTCTCCGGTGCTTTTTCTTGCAGTACTGAGAAATGCAACTGCCACCACGGTAGCCATGCCGCCATTAATGGCGCCGTCGTCGACATGCCAAAAACGCCCGTGTCCAAGGAAAGAGTGGTGGTGGTCATGGGCGCCACTGGAACAGGCAAAACCAAGCTCGCCATTGAGTTGTCGCTCAGGTTCTTAGGCGAAGTCATCAACTCTGATAAGATCCAAGTGTACCCCGGGCTCGACATCGCCTCCAATAAGATTGCACCGGCGAAGCAGCGTGGGGTTCCGCACCATCTGTTAGATTTTTATGATTCGGCATCCGGGGAGTTACCGACCGCTGAGTACCGTGCCGTGGCTGGCTACAAGATTCAAGAGGTCTCGGCTCGCGGCCGAGTGCCGTTCCTCGCTGGAGGGTCGAACTCGTTCGTCTACGCGCTGCTCGCGGACCAGTTCGACCCCAACTACGACCCGTTCGTCAGTGAGGAAATGAGAGAGGAAAGGGCCCCGCAGTACGACTGCTTGTTCATCTGGGTGCACGTGGACGCCAAAGTGCTGGCCGAGCACCTCGCACGCCGAGTGGACGAGATGGTGCAGGAGGGCTTGATGGACGAGTTGGCCGACTTCTTCATGAAGGAAGGGGCGAAGGAGAAGTATGTCGGGATCGGGAAGAGCATTGGGGTGTCGGAATTCCGAGCTTACTTCACTGAAAAAGGCATGCGGACTCGACCAGTCTACGAGGCGGCGCTCGCTGCCATGAAGGAGAACACGCGCTTATTGTCGGAGATACAAATACAGAAGATCAAGCGACTGCAGTCGATGGGCTGGCCGCTGCTTCGAGTGGACGCCACGGCTGCTGTGACGGCGTATCTCTCCGGGCAGGAGGGTGCCATGGCGGTGCCTTGGCAAAGGGATGTGATTGAGCCGAGCACGACTGCTATGGCACAGTTTTTAGAGAAGAGATCAAACTAA